Proteins from a single region of Ogataea parapolymorpha DL-1 chromosome IV, whole genome shotgun sequence:
- a CDS encoding Serine/threonine-protein phosphatase 2A activator 2: protein MVVPTKRLRTPEDLAKFQHSSVYNDMVQFVVDLAKSVHGLELGYTDDSLGDNIRKVLELLEKINSIVDNHPVVKDTSSRFGKPEFRDFYDELATKVSGLVQGCVGEEHAEELGCYLLNSFGDRTRIDYGSGHELNFACFLLCLYKLGFFQPADFKWLVLRIFNRYLKLMRRLQLLYWLEPAGSHGVWGLDDYHFLPFLFGAAQLAPFSRPRPLTIHQKDYVEEFKDKYLYFGCIAFINQVKTGAGSLRWHSPMLDDISGVRSWAKIEEGMIKMYKAEVLGKLPVVQHFLFGSILKCPDGISEHADDDDGEHAGHDHSTWGDCCGIKVPSAAAASALSKHTVPWD from the coding sequence ATGGTTGTCCCCACAAAACGATTAAGAACGCCCGAGGATCTGGCCAAGTTCCAGCATAGTTCCGTGTACAATGACATGGTGCAGTTTGTGGTGGACCTGGCCAAGTCTGTGCACGGCCTGGAATTGGGGTACACGGACGATTCTCTGGGCGATAACATTCGCAAGGTTCTAgagcttctggagaaaatcaacagCATTGTCGACAACCACCCCGTCGTGAAGGACACTAGCAGCCGTTTTGGCAAGCCTGAGTTCCGCGATTTCtacgacgagctggccaccaAAGTCAGCGGCCTCGTTCAAGGCTGTGTTGGCGAGGAACACGCGGAGGAGCTTGGGTGTTATCTTTTAAACTCGTTTGGTGACCGCACCCGGATCGACTACGGGTCTGGACACGAGCTCAATTTCGCATGTTTTCTGCTATGTCTATACAAACTAggctttttccagcccgCAGACTTCAAATGGCTCGTTCTTCGCATCTTCAACAGATACCTCAAACTGATGCGCCGTTTGCAATTGCTTTACTGGCTCGAGCCGGCAGGGTCGCACGGCGTTTGGGGGCTGGACGACTACCATTTCCTGCCGTTCCTGTTTGGCGCCGCGCAGCTGGCACCATTCTCGCGTCCACGGCCGCTTACGATCCACCAGAAAGACTACGTCGAAGAGTTCAAGGACAAATACCTATACTTTGGGTGCATTGCATTTATAAACCAAGTGAAAACCGGTGCAGGGTCGCTCAGATGGCACTCGCCaatgctggacgacatCAGTGGTGTGAGGTCGTGGGCGAAGATCGAGGAGGGTATGATAAAGATGTACAAGGCCGAGGTATTAGGCAAGCTTCCCGTGGTGCAGCATTTCCTTTTTGGCAGCATTTTGAAATGTCCCGACGGCATTTCGGAGCATgcggacgacgacgacggcgagcATGCCGGCCACGACCACTCGACGTGGGGCGACTGCTGCGGAATCAAGGTCCCGAGCGCGGCGGCCGCGAGCGCCCTGTCAAAACACACGGTTCCCTGGGACTGA
- a CDS encoding 40S ribosomal protein S27-B yields the protein MVLVQDLLHPSAASEAKKHKLKTLVQEPRSFFMDVKCPGCLQITTVFSHAQTAVTCDSCTTVLCTPTGGKAKLSEGCAFRRK from the coding sequence ATGGTTTTAGTTCAGGACCTGCTGCACCCAAGTGCCGCCTCTGAGGCCAAGAAGCACAAGCTTAAGACCCTCGTGCAAGAGCCAAGATCATTTTTCATGGACGTCAAGTGTCCCGGATGTTTGCAAATCACCACCGTGTTCTCCCACGCCCAAACTGCCGTGACCTGTGATTCGTGCACCACTGTTCTGTGTACGCCAACTGGAGGTAAGGCTAAGCTCTCTGAGGGATGTGCATTCAGAAGAAAGTAA
- a CDS encoding putative membrane protein: protein MAFVEKAKKAALWFAKTYWFYIGLAIFVVIARFAPNFARHGGLIRAEYTIGYGAVAVIFLGSGLSMGTKQLMANMANWRAHTVVLVLQFLITPAIMYGFCSAIKAAHNPQIDDWLLVGLIVTACCPTTVASNVVMTRQADGNELLTLSEVFIGNMLGAFITPALCQMFFRGAWEFGNPANGSSITRVYRDVMQQIGCSVFVPTFVGQVVQNLFPKQTKWFLTTFRFNKVGSFMLLLVMFSSFSTAFYQHAFTAVSHASIILVCFFNVGIYMLYTVICFAVSRPIFLKKLPEPAGQGGAYAWFHKTVAPFYYDRPDTVAVMLCGAAKTAALGVSLVSAQYGDKNEYLGQLLVPLVLYQSEQVLCAGFLTRFMKMWIHAEDRDKEVESDSA from the coding sequence ATGGCTTTTGTCGAGAAAGCCAAGAAGGCGGCGCTGTGGTTTGCGAAGACGTACTGGTTCTACATTGGGCTGGCGATCTTCGTGGTGATCGCGCGGTTTGCACCGAATTTCGCCCGCCACGGAGGGCTTATCCGCGCAGAGTACACCATTGGGTACGGTGCTGTGGCGGTCATTTTCCTTGGGTCCGGCCTGTCCATGGGCACAAAGCAGCTGATGGCCAACATGGCGAACTGGCGCGCGCACACGGTCGTCCTGGTGCTGCAATTTCTCATCACACCGGCGATAATGTATGGATTCTGCAGTGCAATCAAGGCGGCCCATAATCCCCAGATCGACGACTGGCTGCTTGTGGGGCTAATTGTGACGGCGTGCTGTCCGACGACGGTGGCGTCGAACGTGGTGATGACGCGGCAGGCCGACGGAAACGAGCTTTTGACACTGAGCGAGGTGTTTATTGGCAATATGCTGGGAGCCTTTATTACGCCGGCGCTGTGCCAGATGTTTTTCAGGGGAGCATGGGAATTCGGCAACCCGGCCAACGGCTCGTCTATCACACGGGTCTACAGAGACGTGATGCAGCAGATTGGGTGCAGCGTGTTTGTGCCGACGTTTGTGGGGCAGGTGGTGCAAAACCTGTTCCCGAAGCAGACCAAATGGTTTCTCACCACGTTCCGGTTCAACAAGGTGGGCTCGTTTATGCTTTTGCTAGTGATGTTTTCGTCGTTTTCGACGGCATTTTACCAGCACGCATTCACGGCAGTAAGCCACGCGTCGATCATCCTGGTGTGTTTCTTCAACGTTGGGATCTACATGCTGTACACGGTGATCTGCTTTGCTGTGTCGCGGCCGATTttcctgaaaaaattgCCCGAGCCTGCGGGACAGGGTGGTGCGTATGCTTGGTTCCACAAAACTGTGGCTCCGTTTTACTACGACCGCCCAGACACGGTGGCCGTGATGCTGTGTGGAGCGGCGAAAACGGCCGCATTGGGGGTGTCGCTGGTGTCGGCACAGTACGGCGACAAGAACGAGTACCTGGgacagctgctggtgccGTTGGTGCTGTACCAGAGCGAGCAGGTGCTTTGTGCGGGCTTCCTGACCCGGTTCATGAAGATGTGGATCCATGCCGAGGACAGAGACAAGGAGGTTGAGAGTGATAGTGCTTAA
- a CDS encoding Dipeptidyl peptidase 3, whose product MLRYFFRAKSLPIFATPKMSTLSASAYYADTGAPIARLSAKTYFQQLSRNEKLYAHYMAKAGHWGTRVILRSVSPESEQIYDLILATHAAVKADYSNLEKHLGKEIVKWYLEYASQFLGNLGNYKSFGDVKFIPRLSKGDFETLVELVNDEVCLQLFEQVKDDMYALDSKRVLLGWPAEGHVTGYYLNTLTKAEVEAVNSALAAHGIMPENTRLEKVDDTLFRVHVASANISNSTGYYPDTIKFEIDGKQASLEFEFGDHSAEFAKIVENLVEAKKYVANETQLKMLENYIESFQTGSMNAHYQSQVHWVKDMGPAVETNIGFIETYREPANVRGEWECLVAMVNKDRTAKFGELVRKARDFIAELPWSKDYEKDVFTPPDFTSLEVLSMTTSGVPAGINLPNYDKVRINLGFKNVSLGNVLSAKSGKEPVTFVDEQTQQLYEKYRAEAFEVQVGIHELLGHGTGKLLMETDDGEFNFDVKNPPLGLDGKPVSTYYKKGETWGSLFGSVSGAFEECRAESVAMSLFTNRALLSVFGFKEPKEQDEVLFVSYLTMCRAGLLALEYYDPENKKWGQPHCQARFAILKTYLDAGEGLVSLEYTRPDYDDLVIKVDRAKIETVGQRAIDAFLKKLHIYKCSGDAVNGTKFFVEHTTPGPELLKFRDVVVAKKLPRKQLVQGNTVLRGDDVDVEEYAESEIGMIESFIHRDT is encoded by the coding sequence ATGCTCAGATATTTCTTTAGAGCAAAATCACTCCCGATTTTTGCCACTCCTAAAATGTCAACCCTGAGTGCTTCCGCGTACTACGCCGACACCGGCGCCCCAATTGCCCGGCTCTCGGCCAAAACCTACTTCCAACAGCTGTCCCGCAACGAGAAGCTGTATGCCCACTATATGGCCAAGGCGGGCCATTGGGGAACAAGGGTCATTTTGCGCTCTGTTTCGCCCGAGTCGGAGCAGATCTATGACTTGATCCTGGCCACCCATGCTGCCGTCAAGGCAGACTACTCTAACCTGGAAAAGCATCTGGGCAAGGAGATCGTCAAATGGTACTTGGAGTACGCCTCCCAGTTTTTGGGCAACTTGGGCAACTACAAGTCGTTCGGCGACGTGAAGTTCATCCCGCGGCTGTCCAAGGGCGACTTCGAGACGCTGgtcgagctcgtcaacgacgaggtgtgtttgcagctgtttgagcaggtcAAGGACGACATGTATGCCCTGGACTCCAAACGGGTATTGTTGGGTTGGCCTGCCGAAGGCCACGTCACGGGTTACTACTTGAACACTTTGACGAAGGCAGAAGTCGAGGCTGTCAACTCTGCGCTTGCCGCACACGGAATCATGCCAGAAAACACCAGACTCGAGAAGGTGGACGACACGCTGTTCCGCGTGCACGTCGCGTCGGCCAACATCTCAAACTCGACGGGCTACTATCCGGACACAATCAAGTTCGAGATAGACGGCAAACAAGCTTCCCTTGAGTTTGAATTCGGCGACCACTCGGCCGAGTTCGCCAAGATCGTCGAGAACCTTGTCGAGGCCAAGAAGTACGTTGCCAACGAGACACAACTTAAAATGCTCGAAAACTACATCGAGTCGTTCCAGACAGGCTCTATGAACGCCCACTACCAGTCACAGGTGCATTGGGTCAAGGATATGGGTCCTGCGGTGGAGACCAACATCGGTTTCATCGAGACGTACAGAGAGCCGGCCAACGTCCGCGGCGAGTGGGAGTGTCTGGTGGCGATGGTCAACAAGGACAGGACGGCCAAGTTTGGCGAGCTTGTGCGCAAGGCCCGTGATTTCATTGCGGAGCTGCCGTGGAGCAAAGACTACGAAAAGGACGTGTTCACGCCGCCTGACTTCACGTCGCTCGAGGTGCTGTCAATGACAACGAGCGGCGTGCCCGCAGGCATTAACCTGCCCAACTACGACAAGGTTCGGATCAATCTCGGGTTCAAGAACGTGTCGTTGGGCAACGTTCTAAGTGCCAAGTCTGGCAAGGAGCCGGTCACGTTTGTGGATGAGCAGACACAGCAATTGTACGAGAAATATCGTGCCGAGGCGTTTGAGGTGCAAGTGGGAATTCACGAGCTGCTAGGCCACGGCACAGGGAAGTTGCTGATGGAGAccgacgacggcgagtttAACTTTGACGTGAAAAATCCGCCGCTAGGACTTGACGGCAAACCCGTGTCGACCTACTACAAAAAGGGCGAGACGTGGGGGTCGCTGTTCGGCTCTGTGTCGGGTGCGTTTGAGGAGTGCCGTGCAGAGTCCGTGGCCATGAGTCTGTTCACCAACAGAGCGCTGTTGTCGGTGTTTGGCTTCAAAGAGCCAaaggagcaggacgaggtgCTATTTGTGTCGTATCTGACGATGTGTCGTGCTGGACTGCTGGCGTTGGAGTATTACgacccagaaaacaagaaatgGGGCCAGCCGCACTGTCAGGCGCGGTTTGCGATCCTCAAGACGTACTTGGACGCCGGCGAGGGACTAGTCTCGCTGGAGTACACGCGGCCGGACTACGACGACCTGGTCATCAAGGTGGATAgggccaagatcgagacGGTTGGACAACGTGCAATCGATgcgttcctcaagaaactgCACATTTACAAGTGTTCTGGCGATGCTGTGAACGGGACGAAATTTTTCGTCGAGCACACCACCCCGGGCCCggagctgctcaagttcaGAGACGTTGTGGTTGCCAAGAAGCTGCCTAGGAAGCAGCTTGTGCAGGGCAACACTGTGTTGCGCGGGGATGACGTCGACGTGGAAGAATACGCCGAGTCTGAGATCGGCATGATTGAGTCATTTATTCACAGAGATACATAA
- a CDS encoding UBA domain-containing protein 7, which yields MSKDVFADLLKNSAKSRPAANRTPLAQQKPPPAPPAPAQTALDVDLLDQLSSRASPSSTPQQQSSDDFEKLFDVFKAPASEPQPAAADSSTPAPEPSGTPPESRPPPPTTYAQLVDMGFSEQQAADAVRNTDTFDAAIAYLLDAAHQHSQPARHNTAAPEDLGALVNDLSAELMSKASFLLNTGRRKLKQGIEMYRQHERRNEPAWMRNQAKYKNEGFSEEEEIERVRKLEEEWRQRGRKGENREESKPSSKESSKELTPSSSGSPAAAPAPLLDFGDEPAATSGSQESTTPPVPPHFQTLRQQGSDYFAKGDFTSALETYQRALAQLPENHLCRIIAYSNLAIVYSRLGDAKKQLESAENGVAQAARAASDTKIDDKPVKSYWIKLVAKKAEALEHLERFKEALEAYNLLIENGGFSKPVMDGKRRCLNVLQPQKPAKKPAKNPSSATTPSATVSRVKEHHRKQESLEDEKFALHDKVEQQLQSWKAGKEDNLRALLASLHQILWPELGWKTVGLTDLVLDKKVKLVYMKAVAKTHPDKIASETSTERKLIANGVFITLNQAWDRFKEQNK from the coding sequence ATGTCCAAAGACGTGTTTGCGgatttgctgaaaaattccGCCAAATCCAGGCCTGCCGCCAACAGGACGCCGCTAGCCCAGCAGAAGCCGCCGCCTGCACCGCCTGCGCCGGCTCAGACCGCCCTCGACGTGGATTTGCTCGACCAGCTGTCCTCCCGCGCAAGCCCCAGCAGCACGCCCCAGCAGCAGTCTTCTGACGACTTTgaaaagctgtttgacgTCTTCAAGGCGCCGGCCAGCGAGCCACAGCCGGCCGCTGCCGACTCGTCCACCCCGGCACCCGAACCGAGCGGCACACCTCCTGAATCGCGCCCTCCGCCACCGACAACCTACGCCCAGCTCGTGGATATGGGCTTTTCCGAGCAGCAGGCCGCAGACGCCGTCCGCAACACAGACACTTTCGACGCGGCGATTGCGTATCTTCTCGACGCCGCGCACCAGCACAGCCAGCCGGCCCGTCACAACACGGCAGCGCCAGAGGACCTGGGCGCCCTGGTGAATGATCTGTCCGCAGAGCTCATGTCCAAGGCGTCGTTCTTGCTTAATACGGGCAGAAGGAAACTGAAACAGGGCATTGAGATGTACCGGCAGCACGAGCGCAGGAATGAACCGGCATGGATGCGTAACCAGGCCAAGTATAAAAACGAGGGCTTTtcagaggaggaggagatcgagaGGGTGAGAAAACTCGAGGAGGAGTGGAGACAGCGTGGCCGCAAAGGAGAAAATCGGGAAGAGAGCAAGCCGTCGAGCAAAGAGTCAAGCAAAGAGTTGACACCGTCCTCGAGTGGCTCTCCGGCGGCGGCGCCTGCTCCGCTGCTCGATTTCGGCGACGAGCCGGCTGCCACCTCTGGCAGCCAAGAGTCCACCACTCCACCCGTCCCGCCCCACTTCCAGACCCTCAGACAGCAGGGCAGCGACTACTTCGCCAAGGGCGACTTTACAAGCGCGCTCGAGACATACCAGCGGGCGCTCGCACAGCTGCCCGAAAACCATCTCTGCCGCATCATTGCATACTCCAACCTGGCAATTGTGTACTCGCGCCTGGGAGATGcgaagaaacagctggagTCCGCGGAGAACGGCGTGGCACAGGCCGCTCGTGCCGCGAGCGACACAAAAATAGACGACAAGCCGGTGAAAAGCTATTGGATTAAACTGGTGGCTAAAAAGGCAGAGGCTCTGGAGCATCTTGAGCGGTTCAAAGAGGCGCTCGAGGCCTACAACCTGCTGATTGAGAATGGCGGGTTCTCCAAACCCGTCATGGACGGCAAACGAAGATGTTTGAACGTGCTGCAACCGCAGAAACCGGCCAAAAAACCGGCCAAAAACCCGTCATCCGCGACAACACCCTCTGCGACCGTCTCGCGCGTCAAGGAACACCATCGCAAACAGGAGTCGCTCGAGGATGAGAAGTTCGCGCTCCACGACAAGgtcgaacagcagctgcagagctggaaggCTGGCAAGGAGGACAACCTGCGCGCGCTGCTTgcatccttgcaccagATCCTGTGGCCGGAGCTGGGCTGGAAAACCGTCGGGCTGACAGACCTCGTGCTAGATAAAAAGGTCAAGCTGGTGTATATGAAGGCCGTTGCCAAGACGCATCCGGACAAGATTGCGAGCGAGACGTCGACGGAGCGCAAGCTGATCGCGAACGGCGTTTTCATCACCCTTAACCAGGCCTGGGACAGGTTTAAGGAGCAGAATAAATAG
- a CDS encoding RNA polymerase II transcription initiation/nucleotide excision repair factor TFIIH, subunit TFB1, translating to MSPITGSAIYKKKAGMITVLEEESPPRLIWKCIDAGVAPPVEILLDTVVTLQASKKTSPKMLLKIGIGSGSEVKSEVVFAFNSRIFMDNVKTVLQQTIARRKSAAAADASLAASASSGRSTPSAAGSPAPMDGRQDEVLADMLDSKKLLKNLTLQQKLLRENPALMKTFAEAVIKSGLDPEEFWSTRVHLLRSFAIQNNQKRGPYNVLSTIKPVASSENQVNVSVTREKIHEIFQQYPIVRKAYDDNVPKMSEGEFWSRFFSSKLFRKLRGEKVNLYDRGDITLDKYLFYDPDYDGEEEDTDIDKLLEEKKEEDGSRKRRNSEQLTAAKKKIKLFTQDGKQVSKFIDIKANKEDNPETLGNGPDITMKEDQNDELVSVMRSMNRLSRRMMQNIKDDTDMDKEYEEELELRDLDDPNTVEYNQLEYTQRSNLSSNILPADVLEKFNSQSQLNPTPSIYDEYMKTYKKQLQEVDLSAVYANKKPLLDTYKEILNIIKKNAKSQAWTIKLDTSVEKQDVDVDLPRDRLEALRLTHSTSVEFLRHFWLHFNSISTSSPSTNPNFRAELVQLKKLYTSITKCVDRVQSSLAQLEGADKDLGKLLMDPLSASLAQALTSYEAAIVG from the coding sequence ATGTCTCCCATCACAGGTTCGGCCAtttacaagaaaaaggccGGGATGATCACCGTCCTGGAGGAAGAGTCGCCGCCGCGACTGATCTGGAAGTGCATTGATGCCGGCGTGGCGCCTCCCGTGGAGATTCTGCTTGACACCGTCGTTACCCTACAGGCCTCCAAGAAGACGTCTCCCAAGATGCTGTTGAAAATAGGTATTGGTTCCGGCTCAGAGGTGAAGTCCGAGGTGGTGTTTGCGTTTAACAGCCGCATTTTCATGGACAACGTCAAGACTGTGCTGCAGCAAACGATCGCCCGTCGCAAGTCGGCCGCGGCAGCAGATGCCAGTCTCGCGGCGTCGGCCTCTTCTGGGCGTTCGACGCCGTCGGCAGCCGGGTCTCCCGCTCCCATGGACGGCAGACAGGACGAGGTGCTCGCCGACATGCTGGATTCGAAGAAattgctgaaaaacctcaCGCTccaacagaaactgctcagAGAAAATCCTGCTCTGATGAAGACGTTTGCAGAGGCTGTGATCAAGTCCGGACTCGACCCGGAGGAGTTCTGGTCGACACGAGTGCATCTCCTGCGCTCGTTTGCCATCCAGAATAACCAGAAACGCGGCCCCTACAACGTTTTGAGCACCATCAAGCCAGTGGCCTCGAGCGAGAACCAGGTGAACGTTTCTGTCACGCGGGAAAAGATTCACgaaattttccagcagtaCCCGATCGTGCGCAAGGCGTACGACGACAACGTGCCGAAGATGAGCGAGGGCGAGTTCTGGTCGCggtttttctcgtcgaaaCTGTTCCGCAAGTTGCGCGGCGAGAAAGTCAACTTGTACGACCGTGGAGACATCACTCTCGACAAGTATCTATTTTATGATCCGGATTACGAtggcgaggaggaggacaCAGACatcgacaagctgctggaggagaagaaggaggaggacggCAGCCGGAAACGGCGCAACTCTGAGCAGCTAACGGCggccaagaaaaaaatcaagctgTTCACGCAGGACGGCAAGCAGGTGTCGAAATTTATTGACATCAAGGCCAACAAGGAGGACAATCCCGAGACATTAGGTAACGGGCCGGACATCACGATGAAAGAGGACCAGAACGACGAGCTAGTTAGCGTGATGCGGTCGATGAACCGACTCAGCAGACGTATGATGCAGAATATCAAGGACGACACCGACATGGACAAGGagtacgaggaggagctggagttGAGAGACCTAGATGACCCAAACACCGTGGAGTACAACCAGCTGGAGTACACGCAGCGCTCGAACCTGTCGTCCAACATTCTGCCGGCAGACGTGCTCGAAAAGTTCAACTCGCAGTCGCAGTTGAACCCGACTCCGTCAATCTACGACGAGTACATGAAGACGtacaaaaaacagctccagGAAGTGGATCTGTCTGCGGTCTACGCCAACAAGAAGCCGCTCCTCGACACATACAAAGAGATCctcaacatcatcaagaagaacgcCAAGAGCCAAGCTTGGACTATCAAGCTGGACACGAGCGTCGAGAAACAGGATGTCGACGTAGACCTGCCGCGCGACAGGCTAGAGGCGCTGCGGCTCACACACTCGACCAGCGTCGAGTTCCTTCGCCACTTCTGGCTGCACTTCAACTCGatcagcacctcgtcgccgtccaCAAACCCAAACTTCCGCGCTGAGCTGGTCCAGCTGAAAAAACTCTACACCAGCATCACCAAGTGCGTAGACCGCGTCCAGTCGAGTCTGGCGCAACTTGAGGGCGCCGACAAGGACCTGGGCAAGCTGCTGATGGACCCGCTAAGCGCGTCGCTCGCCCAGGCGCTCACAAGCTACGAGGCGGCCATTGTTGGATGA
- a CDS encoding Mitochondrial inner membrane protein required for assembly of the cytochrome c oxidase complex: protein MLRLFSRPLISPRAGFRYSAIRLAQTKTPVFESKHFPPRVVEEETPKQNRPMTVNDELPDPFAAKRRNRRVFIGFWIVMGVSLFGIFNYEKVSSPVMSATMYFLRRSENARSKLGKSITFEGIFPWIRGELNTMKGNIDVQVRVAGDKAGALMKLRAARASRGDSFQIEEWRLIFDDGTTMDLLQDTSVNLEF, encoded by the coding sequence ATGTTGAGACTTTTCTCCAGGCCGTTAATTAGCCCAAGAGCGGGCTTCCGATACTCTGCGATCCGTCTTGCGCAGACGAAGACGCCCGTTTTCGAAAGCAAACACTTCCCTCCCCGGGTTGTGGAGGAAGAGACACCAAAGCAAAACAGACCAATGACCgtgaacgacgagctgcccGACCCGTTTGCCGCGAAAAGACGCAACAGAAGGGTGTTTATAGGGTTCTGGATCGTGATGGGCGTGTCGCTGTTTGGAATATTCAACTACGAAAAGGTTTCGTCGCCGGTGATGAGCGCCACTATGTACTTCCTCAGGAGATCGGAGAACGCGCGCTCGAAGCTGGGCAAATCGATCACCTTTGAGGGCATTTTCCCGTGGATCAGAGGCGAGCTCAACACCATGAAGGGCAACATCGACGTTCAGGTGCGTGTGGCCGGCGACAAGGCCGGGGCGCTGATGAAGTTGAGGGCTGCGAGAGCCTCGCGCGGTGACAGCTTCCAGATCGAGGAATGGCGGCTTATTTTCGACGACGGCACAACGATGGACCTGTTGCAGGATACGAGTGTTAATCTGGAATTTTAG
- a CDS encoding putative succinate-semialdehyde dehydrogenase yields the protein MNPLRFCRRLSGLRARERLVEPRALINGQFKEFPGFDVVNPANQQVLAQVSDTPLEEVEFAVSVAARAFGDYRSVPVHARARILSNWHNLMLEHEQDLARLVTLENGKPLADSLGEVRYAASFFKWFAEEAVRCYGDTIPSATPSNRMYTQWQPVGPVGIITPWNFPLAMITRKLGAALAAGCTSVIKPAAETPMSAMAMAVLGVEAGVPDGVVNFVPVAHSKTAKVGELFCKSPDLRKVSFTGSTRVGKLLMEQSSSTLKRLSMELGGNAPFVVFEDADLEKAAAGFMSCKFRSSGQTCVCANRIFVHDKVYAEFVAMVADLIDKNTRMGPGIDPTVTHGPLIHENALAKVEALVEDAVEKGAKVVRGGRRRPDLGALFYDLTLLSDVTPKMDIFHTEAFGPVAPVIRFSSEDEVVQQANNTEVGLAAYFYTENNSRAWRVAEKLQAGMVGVNTGLISEAALPFGGVGESGFGREGSKYGLAEYSELKTVVVGI from the coding sequence ATGAACCCACTGCGTTTTTGTCGGCGATTGTCTGGACTGCGTGCGCGCGAGAGGCTTGTGGAGCCGCGTGCGCTCATAAACGGCCAGTTTAAGGAGTTTCCGGGGTTTGACGTGGTCAACCCGGCCAATCAGCAGGTGCTTGCCCAGGTCAGCGACACGCCTCTCGAAGAGGTCGAATTTGCAGTTTCTGTTGCTGCGCGGGCATTCGGTGACTACCGCTCGGTGCCCGTCCATGCACGTGCCCGGATTCTCTCCAATTGGCACAATCTGATGTTGGAGCACGAACAGGACCTTGCGCGGCTCGTCACGCTCGAAAACGGCAAGCCCCTGGCAGACAGTCTTGGCGAAGTGCGCTACGCTGCCAGTTTTTTCAAGTGGTTTGCCGAAGAGGCTGTGCGTTGCTATGGAGACACAATCCCTTCGGCAACGCCTTCGAACCGCATGTACACACAATGGCAGCCGGTCGGTCCTGTGGGGATCATCACACCGTGGAACTTCCCGCTTGCCATGATCACACGCAAGCTGGGCGCGGCCTTGGCGGCTGGCTGCACCTCGGTGATCAAGCCTGCAGCAGAGACACCAATGTCTGCAATGGCAATGGCTGTGCTTGGTGTGGAAGCCGGCGTGCCTGACGGCGTGGTGAATTTTGTTCCTGTTGCGCATAGCAAGACTGCCAAGGTGGGGGAGCTTTTTTGTAAGTCGCCGGACTTGAGGAAAGTGTCCTTCACGGGCTCCACCCGCGTGGGCAAACTGCTAATGGAGCAGAGTTCCAGCACGCTCAAGCGGCTGTCTATGGAGCTTGGTGGGAACGCCCCATTCgtggtttttgaagatgCGGATCTGGAAAAGGCCGCTGCCGGCTTTATGAGCTGCAAGTTCCGCTCTTCGGGCCAGACGTGCGTGTGCGCGAACCGCATTTTTGTCCATGATAAGGTTTATGCCGAGTTTGTTGCCATGGTGGCAGATCTAATCGATAAGAACACTCGCATGGGTCCTGGAATCGATCCTACTGTCACGCACGGCCCGCTCATTCACGAAAACGCTCTTGCGAAAGTGGAGGCATTGGTGGAGGATGCGGTGGAAAAGGGGGCCAAGGTCGTCCGCGGTGGCCGCAGACGGCCTGATCTGGGGGCTCTGTTTTACGATCTCACGCTACTCAGCGACGTGACGCCGAAAATGGATATTTTCCACACCGAGGCGTTCGGTCCTGTAGCACCAGTTATACGGTTTTCCTCCGAGGACGAGGTTGTGCAGCAGGCCAATAACACGGAGGTCGGCCTGGCGGCCTATTTCTACACGGAAAACAACAGCAGGGCCTGGAGAGTGgccgagaagctgcagGCTGGAATGGTGGGGGTGAACACGGGGCTGATCTCGGAAGCTGCGCTGCCGTTTGGGGGTGTGGGAGAAAGCGGGTTTGGCAGAGAGGGCAGCAAGTACGGACTTGCCGAGTACTCTGAGCTCAAGACGGTTGTGGTGGGTATATAA